One Deltaproteobacteria bacterium DNA segment encodes these proteins:
- a CDS encoding CBS domain-containing protein: MRKVSEIMTKDVVTVTPDLEIAKAAQILLDRRINGVPVVDGNGRLVGILCQSDIIATQKRFPLPSFFSLLDGILPIGSGRMEKELAKMSAATVGQAMTEKPVFVAPDSTVEEAATLMVEKKFHTLPVVENGLLVGVVGKEDVLRTMVP, translated from the coding sequence ATGCGCAAGGTGTCCGAAATAATGACAAAAGACGTGGTGACGGTTACGCCCGACCTTGAGATAGCAAAGGCCGCCCAGATTCTTCTGGACCGGCGCATAAACGGCGTGCCGGTGGTGGACGGAAATGGCAGGCTTGTGGGCATTCTGTGCCAGAGCGACATAATAGCCACCCAGAAGCGCTTCCCCCTGCCCTCCTTCTTTTCCCTTCTGGACGGAATCCTGCCCATAGGAAGCGGGCGCATGGAAAAGGAGCTTGCCAAGATGAGCGCCGCCACCGTGGGCCAGGCAATGACCGAAAAGCCGGTTTTCGTGGCTCCCGATTCAACGGTGGAGGAGGCCGCGACACTTATGGTGGAGAAGAAATTTCACACCCTCCCGGTTGTTGAAAACGGCCTTCTTGTGGGGGTGGTGGGCAAGGAGGACGTTCTGCGGACCATGGTTCCCTGA
- a CDS encoding tetratricopeptide repeat protein encodes MNQNPGRKLDRYLVSLILLGLMGLTAFLYLETRTFSFLNFDDPHYVYENHLVIGGLSLENAARAFTTAPAGQWLPLLWLSFMLDSSLFGMDPGAFHLVNVLFHFFNVLLAFWIFFTITKAPLKSAFIAFILAAHPTHVESVAWVVERKDVLSTFFLFLAILAYARYCKRPSAGRYAMTALAMTFSLMAKSTAMTLPCVFLLLDFWPLKRFGRAGNDEPEESIERASLGRLVLEKLPLQALALVIVIINMLAFKAMTQDIGLDQVDFILRVKIAITSYAGYLLKFFHPHPLSVMFPRPEAVASASVITSLLILAAVTAFCLVLVRKRPYLLVGWLWFLGTLLPMSGLFILGPHAMADRYTYVPYLGLSLALAFGAWDISTHLGGFRGKAAYAILACTAIYYLAADTKDYVPKWKDNFTLYTHSLSVVKDNWPMENNLGAVLFQEGRVNEALVRFENSVRVKPHYSDAHNNMGVALDRLGRTPDAVDHFEKALKSQPGMAKARLNLAGILTRQGDYRAAGAHYEKVLSTDPDHPEALYRLGTLFLLQENPKAAAETYGKLLRADPGYPERLGNPDVFVNLASALLQTGRTEGAKALYGEALKLKPGSAPALLGLGQALLELNEAMEAEAAFREALVRGADPARAEFFLGLSQVVQNKPLEAIPSFKKALAADPEFLAARLNLAVALSQTGKPEDAVEEYGKVLAQDPKNEMAIKNLGLLETGRERKGAR; translated from the coding sequence TTGAATCAGAATCCGGGGCGGAAGCTCGACAGATACCTCGTAAGCCTCATCCTTCTTGGCCTTATGGGCCTCACGGCCTTTCTTTACCTTGAAACCCGTACATTCTCCTTTCTGAATTTTGACGATCCCCACTACGTCTATGAAAACCACCTGGTGATCGGGGGGCTTTCCCTTGAAAACGCCGCCAGGGCCTTCACCACGGCTCCGGCAGGCCAGTGGCTGCCGCTTCTGTGGCTCTCCTTCATGCTGGACTCATCCCTTTTCGGCATGGACCCCGGAGCCTTTCATCTGGTCAACGTCCTTTTCCACTTTTTTAACGTGCTTCTTGCCTTCTGGATCTTTTTCACCATCACGAAGGCCCCCCTTAAAAGCGCCTTCATAGCTTTCATTCTTGCGGCCCACCCAACACACGTTGAGTCCGTGGCCTGGGTGGTGGAGAGAAAGGACGTGCTTTCGACGTTTTTCCTTTTTCTGGCCATCCTTGCCTACGCCCGCTACTGCAAAAGGCCCTCAGCCGGGCGATACGCGATGACGGCCCTTGCCATGACGTTTTCCCTCATGGCCAAATCCACAGCCATGACTCTGCCATGCGTCTTTTTGCTTCTGGATTTCTGGCCATTGAAAAGGTTCGGGCGGGCCGGAAACGATGAACCTGAGGAGTCCATTGAAAGGGCCTCTTTAGGCCGACTCGTGCTGGAGAAGCTCCCGCTCCAGGCCCTGGCCCTTGTCATCGTAATTATCAACATGCTGGCTTTCAAGGCCATGACCCAGGACATCGGGCTCGACCAGGTGGACTTTATCCTTCGGGTAAAGATCGCCATCACATCTTATGCCGGATACCTTTTAAAATTTTTCCACCCCCATCCCCTTTCGGTCATGTTTCCGAGGCCGGAGGCAGTAGCCTCGGCCTCAGTCATAACAAGCCTTCTAATACTTGCCGCAGTCACGGCGTTCTGCCTTGTTCTCGTCCGCAAAAGGCCGTACCTCCTGGTGGGCTGGCTGTGGTTTCTGGGAACCCTTCTGCCCATGAGCGGGCTTTTCATATTAGGCCCCCACGCCATGGCCGACCGTTACACCTACGTGCCTTATCTTGGGCTCTCCCTGGCCCTGGCCTTCGGGGCTTGGGACATCTCAACCCACCTTGGCGGTTTTCGCGGAAAAGCTGCTTACGCCATCCTGGCATGCACGGCCATTTATTATCTCGCCGCCGATACTAAGGACTACGTGCCCAAATGGAAGGACAACTTCACGCTCTACACCCATTCCCTAAGCGTCGTTAAGGACAACTGGCCCATGGAGAACAACCTGGGCGCGGTTCTTTTTCAGGAAGGCAGGGTGAATGAAGCCCTTGTCCGATTTGAAAATTCCGTAAGGGTCAAGCCCCATTACTCGGACGCCCACAACAACATGGGCGTGGCCCTGGACCGGCTCGGACGGACCCCTGATGCCGTGGATCATTTTGAAAAGGCCCTCAAAAGCCAGCCCGGAATGGCCAAGGCCCGTCTCAACCTTGCGGGAATTTTAACGAGGCAGGGCGATTACAGGGCAGCCGGAGCCCATTACGAAAAGGTCCTTTCCACCGACCCGGACCATCCTGAGGCCCTCTATCGCCTGGGCACGCTTTTTCTTTTACAGGAAAACCCAAAGGCTGCGGCTGAGACCTACGGGAAACTTTTGAGAGCCGACCCCGGATACCCGGAAAGGCTCGGGAACCCTGATGTCTTTGTAAACCTTGCCTCCGCCTTGCTCCAAACCGGAAGGACCGAAGGAGCCAAGGCCCTTTATGGCGAAGCCCTGAAGCTGAAACCGGGGTCGGCCCCGGCCCTTCTGGGGCTTGGCCAGGCGCTCCTTGAACTTAATGAGGCCATGGAAGCGGAGGCCGCTTTTCGGGAAGCCCTGGTCCGTGGGGCTGATCCGGCCAGGGCGGAATTCTTCTTGGGACTTAGTCAGGTTGTTCAGAACAAGCCCTTGGAGGCGATCCCAAGTTTCAAAAAGGCCCTTGCCGCCGACCCGGAATTCCTCGCCGCCCGCCTGAATCTGGCAGTGGCCCTTTCCCAGACGGGCAAGCCCGAAGACGCAGTGGAGGAGTATGGAAAGGTGCTGGCCCAGGACCCCAAAAACGAAATGGCGATAAAAAACCTGGGGCTTCTGGAAACAGGCCGGGAAAGAAAGGGCGCGAGATGA
- a CDS encoding glycosyltransferase family 2 protein has protein sequence MTDAETPMLSLAAPAYNEAGGIEAVVRDWVRVLSGSGESFEIVVANDGSSDGTGEVLDRLAAEIPQLRVVHEKVNHGYGHAVSLAMKSAAGLYVASLDSDGQFDPADALSFLQKARQEGLDGVNGRRMGKKDSLIRVLADRVLNLIVRVLFGTRLSDTNCALKLIRRELLKELTLDARGYPFPTELVLKLEAKGAKIAEMPANHYERASGKSHLKVWDTGWKMLWFLLYLRLRLSLFKRGIIQRP, from the coding sequence ATGACTGACGCCGAAACCCCCATGTTGAGCCTTGCCGCCCCGGCCTACAACGAGGCCGGCGGAATCGAGGCCGTGGTGCGGGACTGGGTGAGGGTGCTTTCCGGGTCGGGCGAGAGCTTCGAGATCGTGGTGGCGAACGACGGCAGCTCTGACGGGACCGGCGAGGTCCTCGACCGGCTCGCAGCCGAAATTCCCCAGCTTAGGGTGGTGCACGAAAAGGTCAACCACGGGTACGGCCACGCAGTGAGCCTTGCCATGAAAAGCGCCGCCGGGCTCTATGTGGCTTCCCTCGACTCGGACGGCCAGTTCGATCCGGCTGACGCCCTCTCCTTCCTCCAAAAGGCCCGGCAGGAGGGCCTGGACGGCGTGAACGGCAGACGCATGGGGAAGAAGGACTCCCTTATTCGGGTCCTGGCGGACCGGGTCCTGAACCTTATTGTCCGGGTTCTTTTCGGCACGCGCCTTTCCGACACCAACTGCGCCCTGAAACTCATCCGCCGGGAACTTCTCAAGGAACTCACCCTTGATGCCAGGGGCTACCCCTTTCCCACCGAGCTTGTTTTGAAACTGGAAGCCAAGGGGGCAAAAATCGCCGAAATGCCCGCCAATCATTACGAAAGGGCTTCCGGGAAAAGCCATTTGAAGGTCTGGGACACCGGGTGGAAAATGCTGTGGTTCCTCTTATATTTGAGGCTCCGGCTTTCGCTTTTCAAGCGAGGCATTATCCAGAGACCATGA
- a CDS encoding NTP transferase domain-containing protein yields the protein MDSDTVKEQEIKGVILAAGKGSRMGLLPSALPKPVLPILNRPIIYHQLSAMARLGIKTVFLVVGHQGYLVVREIERLPSLGLSIHYLSQDQTLGIAHCVGQLEASVDGPFLMFLGDIYFEAPRMEEMVRLFRKPGVDGVLGAVHTERLDEIKKNFSIIEDHDGRVSRVIEKPRYPKTDLKGTGLYLFSPVIFDAIRRTPRTAMRDEYEITDSIQIMIDDGYRLLASTCIDADLNVTYPGDLLDINLRLLESRGLSRLLGENVTLGAGSEVTESVVGDGVEIGAGAKVSRSVLFAGVKVPNGAELDRVVLTREGQWKK from the coding sequence ATGGATTCCGATACAGTCAAGGAACAGGAAATCAAGGGCGTTATCCTGGCCGCAGGCAAGGGCAGCCGCATGGGGCTTCTGCCCAGCGCGCTCCCCAAGCCCGTGCTTCCCATACTCAACCGGCCCATCATCTACCACCAGCTTTCGGCCATGGCCCGCCTTGGCATCAAGACCGTTTTCCTGGTGGTGGGGCACCAGGGCTATCTGGTGGTGCGGGAGATCGAGCGGCTGCCAAGCCTGGGGCTTTCCATCCATTATCTGAGCCAGGACCAGACCTTGGGCATCGCCCATTGCGTGGGCCAGCTCGAAGCCAGCGTTGACGGGCCTTTTCTGATGTTTCTGGGTGACATCTATTTCGAGGCCCCCCGCATGGAGGAGATGGTCCGGCTTTTCAGAAAGCCCGGCGTTGACGGGGTTCTGGGCGCGGTGCATACAGAGCGCCTCGATGAAATAAAGAAGAATTTTTCCATAATCGAAGACCACGATGGACGGGTCTCCAGGGTCATCGAAAAGCCCCGGTACCCCAAGACGGACCTCAAAGGAACCGGCCTCTACCTCTTCTCGCCGGTGATCTTCGACGCCATTCGCCGCACCCCCCGCACCGCCATGCGCGACGAGTACGAGATCACCGACAGCATACAGATCATGATCGACGACGGCTACCGCCTTCTGGCCTCCACCTGCATCGATGCGGACTTAAACGTCACTTATCCGGGCGACCTTCTGGACATCAACTTAAGGCTCCTGGAAAGCAGGGGGCTTTCAAGGCTTCTGGGGGAAAACGTGACCCTTGGCGCGGGCTCCGAGGTAACGGAGTCGGTGGTTGGGGACGGGGTCGAAATCGGGGCCGGAGCCAAGGTCAGCCGATCGGTCCTTTTCGCGGGCGTTAAGGTTCCTAATGGCGCGGAACTGGACCGCGTGGTCCTGACCCGCGAGGGGCAATGGAAGAAGTGA
- a CDS encoding NAD-dependent epimerase/dehydratase family protein, whose protein sequence is MKSAPLFLVTGGAGFIGSHLTDLLINEGYRVRVLDDLSTGLAENLNPEAEFVNCDVGDEAGVMDALKGVDTVFHLAARVSIRHSVDSFADDAKTNIMGSLNVFRAASLGRARRVILASSMAVYADEEHGGNVDEGHPAEPLSPYGLGKLTAERYLFMLAKTLGVEPVVLRLFNTYGTRQGFTPYVGAATIFITNALLSKPSPIFGDGLQRRDFVHVSDVARAFLLAAQKNEAAGRILNVGTGVGTTVNELAALVRKTLGRGDFIPAPAQGSELKNSVADIGAARKVLGYEPQKELSESLFEVVEYIRKERVSEAFSA, encoded by the coding sequence TTGAAATCCGCACCTCTGTTCCTGGTGACCGGCGGCGCAGGCTTCATAGGCTCGCACCTCACCGACCTTCTGATAAATGAAGGATACCGGGTCCGGGTTCTGGATGACCTGTCCACCGGCCTTGCCGAAAACCTGAACCCCGAAGCCGAGTTCGTCAATTGCGACGTGGGCGACGAGGCAGGGGTGATGGACGCCTTAAAAGGCGTTGACACGGTCTTCCATCTGGCGGCGCGGGTTTCCATCCGCCACTCGGTGGACAGTTTTGCGGATGACGCAAAAACCAACATCATGGGTTCCCTCAACGTGTTCAGGGCGGCAAGCCTGGGGCGGGCGCGGCGCGTGATCCTGGCAAGCTCAATGGCAGTCTACGCGGACGAGGAGCATGGGGGCAATGTTGACGAAGGCCACCCGGCGGAGCCCCTCTCCCCTTACGGCCTGGGAAAGCTCACGGCGGAGAGGTATCTCTTCATGCTGGCGAAAACCCTCGGCGTAGAACCCGTGGTTCTCCGGCTTTTCAACACATACGGCACCCGCCAGGGATTCACCCCCTACGTGGGAGCGGCCACCATCTTCATCACCAACGCCCTTCTGTCAAAGCCCTCCCCCATTTTCGGGGACGGGCTCCAGCGCCGGGACTTCGTGCATGTTTCGGATGTGGCCAGGGCCTTTCTTCTCGCGGCGCAAAAAAATGAGGCCGCAGGCCGGATTCTTAACGTGGGCACGGGAGTCGGCACCACTGTGAACGAACTTGCGGCCCTGGTGCGAAAGACCCTTGGCCGGGGGGATTTTATCCCTGCTCCCGCACAGGGCTCGGAGCTGAAAAACTCGGTGGCCGATATAGGCGCGGCCCGGAAGGTATTGGGCTACGAGCCACAAAAGGAGCTTTCCGAGAGCCTTTTCGAAGTGGTGGAATACATCAGAAAGGAACGTGTCTCCGAAGCATTTTCAGCTTGA
- a CDS encoding DUF4340 domain-containing protein: MRNRTLLVMLAVLVALSGVTALILYLSSQKDAEVSMGSLLFEKLDVNKATLIKVASADGSFTVTRKANGWQVDKGFDYPADFDKVSRFLRGLTELKVGRSFDATPERIARLTLASPADSASKKDNRGALFIVMDDKGGEIVRLLVGRERSGKDQFEGMPQGQFVLTGDGKKIYLVDRFFEMEEQKPADWMDKALVSVEATEIKSITCRAAGQGISPVAVYELARAEKGKEITAVVFPAGKKTSRGSIERMTQFLGSLTCDDADRPDPGILATSIIDFVSFAGVTYRVSVLGATTEDGCPVRIQVLYSGADKKVAAEAKKDNDRLSPWVFRVGKWRCDYLARDAEALEEKPVAEPQGPPSGMEMGQMPPGFDPSMFGAP, translated from the coding sequence ATGAGAAACAGGACTTTGCTTGTGATGCTCGCGGTTCTGGTGGCGCTTTCGGGCGTAACAGCCCTGATTCTTTACCTTTCGAGCCAAAAAGACGCCGAAGTCAGCATGGGCTCGCTTCTTTTCGAGAAACTGGACGTCAACAAGGCAACGCTCATCAAGGTCGCATCCGCCGATGGCTCCTTTACGGTCACCCGCAAGGCAAATGGCTGGCAGGTGGACAAGGGCTTCGACTACCCCGCCGATTTCGACAAGGTCTCCCGGTTTTTAAGGGGCCTTACCGAGCTCAAGGTGGGCCGCTCCTTTGACGCCACCCCGGAAAGAATCGCGCGCCTCACCCTGGCGAGCCCGGCGGATTCCGCATCCAAAAAGGACAATCGCGGCGCGCTCTTTATTGTCATGGACGACAAGGGCGGCGAAATAGTGCGGCTTCTGGTGGGCAGGGAACGCAGCGGCAAGGACCAGTTCGAGGGAATGCCCCAGGGCCAGTTCGTCCTTACCGGCGATGGGAAAAAGATTTACCTGGTGGATCGCTTTTTCGAGATGGAGGAGCAAAAACCCGCCGACTGGATGGATAAGGCCCTTGTCAGCGTGGAGGCGACCGAAATAAAGTCAATAACCTGCAGGGCAGCAGGGCAGGGGATCAGCCCCGTCGCGGTCTACGAGCTTGCCAGGGCGGAAAAGGGCAAGGAAATCACCGCAGTGGTTTTTCCGGCGGGCAAGAAGACCAGCCGTGGAAGCATTGAGCGCATGACCCAGTTCCTTGGGTCCCTCACCTGCGATGACGCTGACAGGCCCGATCCCGGAATATTGGCGACCAGCATCATCGACTTCGTGAGCTTCGCGGGCGTCACCTACAGGGTGAGCGTTCTGGGAGCCACCACCGAGGACGGATGCCCGGTGCGCATTCAGGTGCTTTATTCCGGCGCTGACAAGAAGGTGGCGGCAGAGGCGAAAAAGGACAACGACCGCCTCTCTCCCTGGGTTTTCCGGGTCGGGAAATGGCGTTGCGATTACCTGGCAAGGGACGCCGAAGCACTGGAGGAAAAACCTGTAGCAGAGCCGCAAGGCCCTCCGTCCGGCATGGAGATGGGCCAGATGCCGCCGGGCTTTGATCCTTCAATGTTCGGCGCGCCGTAG
- a CDS encoding GldG family protein — translation MPGKEGNISKHLLSTTGVLILLASLILVNVIFSFVRLRWDITQEDLYSLTKNTKTIIRNIDEPVVFKVFFSKSNERIPIPIKEYAKKVVEILKEYESVSKGKVRVEEYDPKEDSDEEDWANKYGIEARTTGDGNRVYFGMVAVAAEREEAMPFLDQAREQLLEYDITRTIMTLQENKKKTIGILAGLPVFGVQNQPNVPPGTPGTEPWFFISELKKTYEVKQISPNATDIDPTIDLLLVVYPKRLGYRMAYAVDQFVLSGKNAVIYQDPLCLNDPEARPNQAQALQTSELDRVFAGWGFNMVAGKAVADLKQATQVRNQFNFVEFNPAWITAREKALNTKSILTANLNSMLFPVAGSFEKSEKWKGEWEVLIKSTAQSGLVEAFTTTLGERMIQEEFKDGQKELALAVRVNGKFNSSFPEGPPHDPESPDAAVDKSRHIAQSAKESTVILVSDCDGLADDSYMIKQNYMGFLRMGLFNDNLTFLLNTCELLTSGDALIGIRSRGKFDRPFTKVLDIQSKAKDKWMERENELMKKEEEATARLRQLEQQKDASQRMIISPEQQKEIQTFKDQSVAIAKELRDVRKKLREDVDDLGTLLKFINIFLMAFLVAVFGVAFGLYRTRRSRSDREIAKGTDRP, via the coding sequence ATGCCCGGCAAGGAAGGCAATATCAGCAAGCATCTTTTGTCCACCACGGGAGTCCTGATTCTTCTGGCAAGCCTCATTCTGGTCAACGTGATTTTTTCATTCGTGAGACTCAGGTGGGACATAACCCAGGAGGACCTTTACTCGCTCACCAAAAACACCAAGACCATAATCAGGAACATCGATGAGCCGGTTGTGTTCAAGGTGTTCTTTTCAAAGTCCAACGAGCGCATTCCCATACCCATCAAGGAATACGCCAAAAAAGTGGTGGAGATTCTCAAGGAATACGAAAGCGTCAGCAAGGGCAAGGTGAGGGTTGAGGAATACGACCCCAAGGAGGACTCCGACGAGGAGGACTGGGCCAACAAATACGGCATCGAGGCCCGGACCACCGGAGACGGCAACCGGGTGTACTTCGGCATGGTGGCCGTGGCCGCAGAGCGCGAGGAGGCCATGCCCTTCCTCGACCAGGCCCGCGAGCAGCTTCTGGAATACGACATCACCCGCACCATCATGACCCTTCAGGAAAACAAGAAGAAGACCATAGGCATCCTTGCGGGCCTGCCGGTTTTCGGTGTGCAGAACCAGCCCAACGTGCCGCCCGGAACTCCGGGAACCGAACCCTGGTTCTTCATTTCCGAGCTTAAAAAGACCTACGAGGTAAAGCAGATTTCGCCCAACGCCACGGATATCGATCCCACCATAGACCTCTTGCTGGTGGTCTATCCCAAGCGGCTCGGTTATCGCATGGCCTACGCCGTTGACCAGTTCGTTCTTTCCGGCAAAAACGCAGTCATCTACCAGGACCCCCTGTGCCTGAACGACCCCGAAGCCCGGCCCAACCAGGCCCAGGCCCTTCAGACTTCCGAGCTTGACAGGGTTTTCGCGGGCTGGGGCTTCAACATGGTGGCGGGCAAGGCGGTGGCCGATCTGAAGCAGGCCACCCAGGTGCGCAACCAGTTCAATTTCGTGGAATTCAACCCCGCCTGGATCACGGCCAGGGAAAAGGCCCTGAACACCAAGAGCATACTCACCGCCAACTTGAATTCCATGCTCTTCCCGGTGGCGGGCTCGTTCGAAAAAAGCGAAAAGTGGAAGGGTGAATGGGAGGTCCTCATCAAGAGCACGGCCCAGTCCGGCCTTGTGGAAGCCTTCACCACCACACTGGGCGAGCGCATGATCCAGGAGGAATTCAAGGACGGCCAAAAGGAGCTTGCGCTGGCCGTGAGGGTCAACGGCAAGTTCAACTCGTCCTTTCCCGAAGGCCCGCCCCACGACCCGGAATCTCCGGACGCCGCCGTTGACAAGAGTCGGCACATCGCGCAATCGGCCAAGGAATCCACGGTCATTCTGGTCTCCGACTGCGACGGGCTGGCCGACGATTCCTACATGATAAAGCAGAACTACATGGGCTTTCTGCGCATGGGGCTTTTCAACGACAACCTGACCTTCCTTTTAAACACCTGCGAGCTTCTCACCAGCGGCGACGCGCTCATCGGCATAAGAAGCCGGGGCAAGTTCGACCGCCCCTTCACCAAGGTCCTGGATATTCAGTCCAAGGCCAAGGATAAATGGATGGAGCGGGAAAACGAGCTGATGAAGAAGGAGGAGGAGGCCACTGCAAGGCTGCGCCAGCTGGAGCAGCAGAAGGACGCCTCCCAGCGCATGATAATCAGCCCGGAGCAGCAGAAGGAAATCCAGACCTTCAAGGACCAGTCCGTGGCCATTGCCAAGGAACTGCGGGATGTCCGCAAAAAGCTTCGTGAGGACGTGGATGACCTGGGCACCCTGCTCAAGTTCATCAATATCTTCCTGATGGCCTTCCTGGTGGCGGTCTTCGGAGTCGCCTTCGGCCTGTACAGGACCCGCCGAAGCAGGTCTGACAGGGAAATCGCGAAAGGAACCGACAGGCCATGA
- a CDS encoding ABC transporter permease subunit, whose translation MARELWSYFGSPIAYVFIVIFLLLCGFFTFNISKFYEAGQADLRPFFEWHPWIFLFMVSAVAMRLWADERKSGTMELMLTLPLTLTQAILGKFLAAWMFMGISLVLTFPLVITAMYLGDPDLGAVFTAYVGSMLLAGAYLSIGTMTSAMTRNQVISFVVSVVIGLFFVMAGWPPVTDALAGKLPRLVIELISGFSIMTHYMGMQKGVLDLRDFIYYFSLMSFMLVLTGVILTGRRSS comes from the coding sequence ATGGCCCGTGAGCTGTGGAGCTATTTCGGCTCGCCCATAGCATACGTCTTCATAGTGATCTTCCTGCTTTTATGCGGGTTTTTCACCTTCAATATTTCAAAATTCTACGAGGCCGGCCAGGCTGACCTGCGGCCCTTTTTCGAGTGGCACCCCTGGATATTCCTTTTCATGGTGTCGGCGGTGGCCATGCGCCTGTGGGCCGACGAGCGCAAGAGCGGGACGATGGAGCTGATGCTCACCCTGCCTCTCACCCTCACCCAGGCCATTCTGGGGAAATTTCTTGCAGCCTGGATGTTCATGGGAATCTCCCTCGTTCTCACCTTCCCGCTCGTCATTACGGCGATGTACCTTGGTGATCCGGACCTGGGCGCGGTGTTCACCGCCTACGTGGGAAGCATGTTGCTTGCCGGAGCCTATCTTTCCATAGGCACCATGACCTCCGCCATGACCCGGAACCAGGTCATTTCCTTCGTGGTTTCGGTGGTGATCGGACTTTTTTTCGTCATGGCGGGCTGGCCGCCCGTGACCGACGCTTTGGCGGGAAAACTTCCGAGGCTCGTCATCGAACTCATTTCGGGCTTTTCCATCATGACCCACTACATGGGCATGCAAAAGGGAGTGCTCGATCTGCGGGATTTCATCTACTATTTTTCGCTCATGTCCTTCATGCTCGTCCTGACCGGCGTGATTCTTACGGGCCGCAGGAGCTCATAG
- a CDS encoding ATP-binding cassette domain-containing protein: MIEARQLTKFFGQSKVVDNVSFSVRKGEVLGFLGPNAAGKSTTMRMIVGYLPPSAGTALIGGSDVTTDSLAARKKIGYLPENAPAYQDMSVTAFLDFVARIRGFSGAEKKRAIDATIEKCFLTEVRRQNVGTLSKGFKQRVCFAQSILHDPEYLILDEPTDGLDPNQKHEVRSMIRAMGREKAIILSTHILEEVDAVCTRAIVIAKGVIVADDTPEGLRRMSAVHGCVNFTVPKASENEALSAIRALEGVIKVEVLDRAGTDVVLRAYPAPGEAALADGVVKRLAQSGVALSALDTEKGRLDEVFRRITQR; this comes from the coding sequence ATGATCGAAGCCAGGCAACTGACCAAGTTCTTCGGGCAAAGCAAGGTTGTGGACAACGTATCCTTTTCAGTCAGGAAGGGCGAGGTCCTGGGTTTTCTCGGCCCGAACGCGGCTGGAAAATCCACAACCATGCGCATGATCGTGGGCTATCTTCCGCCAAGCGCGGGGACTGCCCTGATCGGAGGCTCGGACGTCACCACCGATTCCCTGGCCGCCCGGAAAAAAATCGGGTATCTGCCGGAAAATGCACCGGCCTACCAGGACATGAGCGTAACGGCCTTTTTGGATTTCGTGGCCCGGATAAGGGGTTTTTCCGGGGCGGAGAAGAAAAGGGCCATAGACGCCACCATCGAGAAATGCTTTCTCACCGAGGTGCGCCGCCAGAACGTGGGAACCCTGTCGAAGGGCTTCAAGCAAAGGGTCTGTTTCGCCCAGAGCATACTTCACGACCCGGAATACCTCATTCTGGACGAGCCCACGGACGGGCTCGACCCCAACCAGAAGCACGAGGTAAGAAGCATGATCCGGGCCATGGGCAGGGAAAAGGCCATAATCCTTTCCACCCACATCCTGGAAGAGGTGGACGCGGTCTGCACCAGGGCCATCGTCATCGCCAAGGGAGTCATAGTGGCCGACGACACACCCGAAGGCCTGCGCCGCATGTCCGCAGTCCACGGATGCGTCAACTTCACCGTGCCCAAGGCGTCGGAAAATGAGGCTCTATCCGCCATCCGCGCCCTCGAAGGGGTGATCAAGGTGGAGGTGCTGGATAGGGCAGGGACCGACGTGGTTTTAAGGGCCTACCCTGCGCCGGGCGAGGCCGCCCTTGCCGACGGCGTGGTGAAGCGCCTGGCTCAATCGGGCGTGGCGCTTTCGGCCCTGGATACGGAAAAAGGCCGCCTTGACGAGGTTTTTCGCAGGATTACCCAAAGGTAG